gaagatataaattgatatattgaCGTTCagagttataattaaatcaacTCTCAAAGTTTAGGAAATATATTGATATTGCCTTTAATTTTattgattgataaatttatataaaacttCAAGAATTACATACCTAAATATAATAgcactaaataaaaaaaaattaaaaaataaagaataagtgGAGAAGTTTAAGTATTTGACAACTCGTGATAAATTTATCATTGCCACTAAACTAGATTCTAATGTGTAAAATCGTATAATCTTATAATCTTGAATAGAGATATCTTAACCATCCAACTACGTTGGTTTCAATCATTTAGCAGGATACTCGAGATGAGCTCTTGGAGAAGTTCCAACCCATCTTCTTTGCAGTGAAATGTGCCAGCACAGGCACATTGTTCCCACAGATGAGCAGCTTTAACCTGCTTGCAACGAGCACAAACCAAATCCTGCACGTGATATGCACGCTCTCTCTGCATCACAATGTGAATCAATGCATTCTCAATCAGTTCTTGGTTGTATGGTTGTCCACATTCTGCCACACCACACCGCCATTCTTGTGCTTGTAAAGTTGAGTCACAGTACAAGTCCAAATCTCGACAGTCATTGCAATAGCTGCCCTCACAACCAAAAGAAAAAGTGCAAGAATTTGAgcaatttggtttttttatatatataggaaAACGTCGTTTTATATTccgttgtatcaatttaaacttcaaaattcTGTAAGTGCCTCGTTAATTACGTTTCATTTTGATAACCATTGTGTGTGAGacttataattttttatgttcaaATAAGTATAATTCAACTGACATAGTGCTTGTAATATCATCCTCAAGTCAAATGTTCAATTTTCCCACCCTGCATTACTAAAAAACAagacttataatttttttgttcataAGCAAACCAATTTTGACCCTCGAAATGCCGTTCATACATCAATTCTAATCATCTATTTTGTTAATCCAACATTTAAAGAAGCTTACACGTGTGTAAGAATTGGTGTATGGACGATATTTAAAGATAATaaaagtctaaattgattcacttatgaCACTTTAAAAGTATAATTGATACATAATCTCACAATGTTTTTCCAAATCTGAAGGTAGTTATATACAAATCATATATTACATGCAAAAGACATTGGGTAAGATGAATGAAGTGCAGGGATTAGAAAACAGAGCTTCTGGTGCAAACTCTTTCACATGCGTACTTCAGTaaattcttcttcattctctgcACAATAGGAAAAATATTGACAAGACCATTCATTGTTATTATTGGCACTAAATGGAATGAATGTTATTCTAAGCTACTTGGACTGCAGTTTACATGCAGCTCAGTAAGGAAGTCAAACTGCAGGTAAGAGAAGCCAAGAAATATGTTACAACTTAAATCTTGGGGTTTATGTAGATGGTTAAGGAAATAAACTCTGTACTAATAAATGTATCAATATCTTCAGAGTTTTGCAATGATATCGATTTATGGACACTACCAGAAGATCTTTTTTGTAAAATATCACGAACAATCCCAAACAGTTGGTTTCTGAAGTAAGAACTCAACTGATAATCAAGATGAACatgataaatatttaattaagaatcttaaaagtaaaaaaatatagaaaaaaagaaactcatAGTTACTAGAAGCAGACGAGTGTTTTATACCTGCTCTTTGAGATGGTCTGTCACGTGTGTTTCAAATGATTCAGTGGGCGGGGTACACTTGTCGCCCTGCTGCAACGATGCTCTTGCTACAGCTTGTTTCGTTGCATATTGCCATGGAATGTATATAAATGAAGAAACGATGGTAATGAAACAATCCTGCAATAACAATTAGGTGACCACCGTAGTTTGAACTACTGAAAAATTCAGTAAGACTCAAATAGTAAGGTTACCTGAATTTTCATAGGTAGATATTCGGCAATCCTCCAGTTGGACAATATGTTAATAACTTGGGATTCAGCATCAGTAATTTCATCTTTTGCTGGAATTCCACCATAGTTGTACTGAAATAAAAGAAACGTCGAAAATCAGAAATAAAAATCCAAATAGTATGATAGTACTTGGGGAGGTAGAATGAAAGCTTAATTTACTTTAACTATTATAggaaaaattgcaaaaatcatCCTTGAAGTATGGTGGTAGTTGTAATTACACTCTTAAACTTTCAGTTTTAAAAATTGAGTCTTCAAGTTTATATAAGTGTCAAAATTTGATCAAACTAGACCTTCAAACTTAAATAATTGTATAAATCGTAACATTTGTGTAAGTTTGAGGGTTCAAAATTTATCATTTATGGGCCTAATACCTATAATTATTGTTAGCTTGAGGGTCTAATTTTAATACTTTTAGAAATTTCGGGGTCCAATGTTTATAATAGAAAGTTCAAGGGTGTAATTGCAACCACTACCATACTCCAGGAGTGGTTTtccaataaaaaagaaatgcttatatattttgaattttacatCTTTGACGATACTAGGCTACAGTTTTTTCCCCACTAATCATGGTTAATGGTACCTGAAAGTGTCGTGATGTAAGTAAGTTAGTACTCTCCCTTTAATTAGTCTTTACCAACCTGAACATAACTCAACTGATTAAGGCATATATACTCAATCGGAGGTTAGAAGTTCAAATCCCTCACCTCAAATATTGAACTAAGGGAGGTGTTTGATTAACCAACTTCATAAGTTTGTGTTAAACTCCGCTTCAATAGTTCACTATTGAAATTTGCACATTTAACGAGAAACTCCATCAACCCATCTTTCtctattttgcatatttatcgAGTAACTTCATCTTATAACTCTGCACCCTAAACACAGTCTTTCTAACTCCAACATATTAACTCTAGACTTCGTAACATAACTGAGTGCCCCAACCACCCctaaaacaatatatattttaagtttcttctcttttttttccatCCAAGAATATGTTGTCCTCGAGAGAAGCAAtatgaattttctttaataaaaagcTTCAAAAGAGCAAGAAACAACAAGAAAGTTAAACATGAGGTCATCAAACCTGATCCATAAATAACAGCGAGTGCCAGAACTGTACTGGTTGCAGCTCGATCCACTCAAACAGGTCCCtacttaaaaggaaaaataataaggCAAAACAGAAACCTAATAAGCATGCTTTATAAGAAAGACAAAAGATTCCAGAGGAAAAAAAGGAACAACCTTGTTTGCAGTGTTTTCACCAAGCTAACACAATATGCTTTAGCAGCATAAAGATCAGACTTTCCCGTGTCTATGATTACTTTTGAGAAGTTTGCAAAAATAATGGTGGCACCTAATTTGCGTATAACAGCCAACAAAAGAGCAAACACTATGAACAAGTTTTAAAAGAGTAGCTCAGTTTATTGAAACAGCAGCAACGGTAAATACGAtgcatttgaaaattttagattacATTAAAATACCACTTTAATCTCTATACTTCAAGACTTGTTCCATTTCAAAACTTGTATTAcagtattgatataattaaatttactgtAATCCATCGTCAACTCAAGCTTTTAGATTGATGCgtgatttaacatggtatcCAAGTAAGACATTAGTGGTCGAGCTCTATAAAACtacaatagttggataccaagGAAACTAGTACTAGTAGAATATTATTAAATCCTAGGGGTAAGTGACCATCATAGATTGAACTTATTCTCTAAGTTccttattatatttatacccATGACCCTTATTTACCACTAGCCAATTCAGGATGATTGTCATTTTCtccccaattaatattgatttacaCTCATTAGATTTTACAAATTTCATCGTCCACGAATAAAGAAGTGTTAGAGTATTGCTATAGTTACATTTATCATAATCCATCCGCTTAAACTTTTGAGTTGAATGGTGATTTAATAATCTATATATACAAATATCTCCCTATAGTTTCAAGAGGCCTCACctctaaatttgaaaaacaattccATATTGTGTCATTCCTAATACGAAGGTTTTCTTTTTGTTGCTGttaattcaaatgaaaattaactatttttatgaTCTCATAAAGGTATAGGGACAAAAATAGAATAAGTTTTAAGTTTATAAGAACATGAATGCATACTCTGTGAAGCAAGCGATGAAGAGCTGGGTCATGAAGCCTTGATTGGGGGCTGCAATGCAAAAGCAAAAAAGAATGAATACAGTCAACTAGCCAAGTTTTACATTCAGAAAGAATCAAGAAGATAACACACAGAAACCTGCAAATCCAACGGTACAGATTCAACAAAATTTCATCGGCATATACGTTTCCAGATGTAGTTGCATCTGCAAGACATCTTCGAATCAATTGTTTCAGGACAGGAAATGCTGGGGCATATAATTCAGCCTCATCAAAGCCACCGCCTTCTATTTCATTCACTTGGTTACTCTTCAGCAGAGCATTCACAGCCAAATGATGGATCTGAATAAGTTGGGACAAAGATACTTAAATACCGTCAGTTAACTCAACAATTAGGTCAAATATACCAGATTTTCCCTAATCTTTAAGATATTTCTCAATTTCGTCCTTGATCTTTTAAAATTCCCAGTTAAGTACTTCTCAATCAATCAACCAAATTCTATTATCACATCTGTAGAAAAAAACATATGACCAAAAAGGCAACAAGCCCTTAAAAGCTTCTTctaacaataaactaggattCAACAAGGAAATATAGAACAAAATGgaattatttataataataattaagaataacaaacaaacaaacctgTTGTTGATCATGTAATGCCcttgaaaagaaaatatctGCTGTAAAAATTTTCCAATCAAGTTCAATATTTCCCAAGAGTACCTGccaaatatgattcaaaattaagatTCATATCAACTACAAATAAAGAAACTGacagagaaaaaagaaaagaaaagaaaagaagttacATGGGCATATCTTGCAAGAGAGATTCTGTCATTTAACCATTTGGATGAATCAGCACACCGTCGTATTCCAATCTCAGCAGCGTTTTGTTGCCAACCAAGAAACTGTGACACATACATTAATACAAAATAATGCATTTTACTCGTATTGAGTAACCGATCTAAATAATCAAACACTTCAAGTTAGAGTTCATATACTTGTACATACTATTCTTGCTGATTTCTATAGAGAGAAGGCTCAAGCATGACTTGGCAAATAAGGCCTATCACACACTTTAACcataatgcaaaataaaaagATCTTATGGATATTTGGCATCAATATCTCTAACTCTTATAACTTTTTTTCTCTGGTCAAATATCATTAATTCGGAAAGTTGCAGAGTCAAAGGGTTCAAATCATGTGATGGCTATCCCGTGGGGTCTTTGGAGAGAGAGGAATAATAGTCTTTAGCAGTTGGGCTAGTGAGCTGTGGTCTCTTTGTTAGATTATATGTTTCTCTTTAGGCTTGGGACGAGACTTTTTTGTTCTTACCCTCTAGGTCTTATTTTCATGGACTGGGCCCATTTTTGTAGTTCGACTCCCTTTTGTGGGTTGTTTTCCCTTCTTTCTATATGCTTTTGTATTTTCTTCCTCAATGAAAATTCagttattcaataaaaaaaaaaagagggggATAAATGCTTAGAAGCTAGAGCCAAACAGACTACCTGATATTGGCTATGATGAGCATTATAAGGAATGTTCAAGCATGGAAAATCATCTAAGGCTTTCACAACTGACTTCAGAAGTTGCACGTTTGGGGACTCGATTATAGCTACAAGAGGTCCACGGTTTATGCTCCTGCGGATAAATATCAGTGCATGAGTCAGCATGAAAGAGACTAAATAGAAGGGCATAATCAGTAGAACGTAACAACAGACATTTTTCAACCTGATGCAAAGTAAACCTGAGATGAGACTAAAGTTACAACCGTAAATATCCGACATAGAAGAGCCAATAAAAGGGATATTTATAATACTAGATGTACTACATACATGGAACAGCTAAAAAAAATCCTGAATCAAATAGGACAAAATATACATCAGATCCTGTTAGAAGGGAAAACTATTTTGACATGTTATTTCAAAACAATAATCAtagtatgaaaaatatataatggCTGAGACATATTCTTCTGTAGGaaataaataaagtttgaaaaaaaaaaaattaaggtacAAATCCTAATAATTTCCAAAAATGCCCGTGTTTGAAAGAATTTCTATAAATTAAACAATGACAAAACCTGTACTCTGTTATTGATTTTTGCAAAATCACTTCCAGCTTCTTTGATGTTTACAACATAGTCAACCTATGAGGTGAATAGAAAATGAAAGTTGTGATTAGACttcaagataaaagaaaaatacacatGAATCATCTCAAGATGAGATAGACGATTAAAGCTCCAGAAATTTAGAACCAACTAATTGCATAGAAATATTTGTTCAAGTAGATATCCAAAAATAAGATAttagtctctaataaataagATTAAACTGCAGCTTAGCCAAACAACTTAAGCATTTGCACCAGAAGCTCTGTTTCCTAATCCCTGCATTTCATTCATCTTACCCAATGTCTTTTGCAGGTATtatatctaatttaatatatatttatatatataaacaagtgaaaaaaatcaatttatatacCTAAATTTTGTGGAAAGAGTATAATTGAAACTatgaattaataattgtatcaatttacatcTTACTTCAAATTTCGTTTGAAAAACATTGTGAGACTttgtatcaattaaactctAAAGTGttataagtgaatcaatttagatcCTTTATTAAGATTACCTTTGAAAATCGTCCATACACTAATTCTTACACATGTGTAAACATCTTTCAATgttgaattaataaaatagacGGTTAGAATTGATGCATGGACGACTTTTCGATGGTCTAAATTGATTTGCTTATGAAAAAATTAagtctttttgtttttaataatgCGGGGTGGGGAAAATGAACCTTTGACCTGAGGATGATATTACAAGCACTATGCCAGTTGAGTTATGTttattttagcaaaaaaaaaaaaaattataagtctTACACACGATGGTTATCAAAATGAATGTAATTGATGATGCACTTACGAAATTTTGGAGTTTAAatttgtaacgacccgagttcaggaggggtacatgaatgaaccggtatcacatccaaatgagagggatcctgaggacataaaagtatggttaagaaaggcctaaaagaattgaaagttactacttaTACCAAGAAGgcgcaccttccttttcggtggctcaatcataagaactccaaagttaagcatgCTTAGCTTGGGTCATTGGGTGACCTCCTAggaattttcctaggatgcatgtgagtgaggaaaaAGCATGCTGAAAGGATCCGTGTTGGTTTACaacttaaattgatacaacctgtTGAAATATGTTGCATTAGCTCTAAAGGCATATTTGTAGTTTACTCTATATtactaaattagggtttcccctcattctatttatatctgaggttgGGATCTCTTGTAAGTATGACATTAAACAGTAGAACTTTTACCTTgtcttgtctcttttctttctatctttcaatatggtatcaaaGCAATGTGATGAAACCCTAGCCCCGATAGAAGAAATTCAGTCATCAAACTTGATAGATGAGGGAACATTGGCAGACATGACTAATGTGGCTGTGATTCAAGCAGTCGTTGATCGATATCTTCGAACCATCTTAAACCCAGTGCAACCCGAACCATCTGAAACCGTGCTGCTAGACTTCAACAACCCAGCTGCCAGACTTCAACAACCCAGTCGGCAAACATCTCGGACAGCTTCAATCGTCGAGCATCACCAACCCAGTCGACGCGCATCTCGAACCGCAACCTTGACTTGGATCGCGATCGACACAAGGCTCTGGTGGGTTCGCTCCAGCCGGCGCACCGAACGTCTCCCAGCTCCAGCATATCAGTCCATTCCAGCCAAACATCGCTGATGAGGGTGCTTCAACTTCGCACACGATAGGGTTCGCTTCAGATGGTTGTTGGTTCGCTCCAGCTGCTGGGCCGGGTCAGATTGGTGTGTTTGCTTCAACCTCGCAGCTGATCGTTAAGCCCTCCGTTCGTTACCCACCTTCACAACTGTCTGGGAGCAACGCCGATCACAGACCGCCCTATTTTGCCACCGGTGGAATTCCAGCATTAGCTTTCTTCTCACAGTACCATGGTGGACAACCTCTCCCTCATGTGTACTCGGTTCAACCTCAGTTTCGAATGGGCGATTCCGTTGAAGAAAACTCCATTACCTATGGACAGAAACATCCTGGATCTGAATCCTATGGGGAAATCCAACAACAATTGGCCAATCTCCAACAACAAATGGCCGCTCTCGAAGCCAAATTGAATGGCCATGATTCTTCCCCGATCTATTCAAAAAATCCGGTAACAATGTTTCCTACTCTTCCTACTACTAATCTTTTATTTAGGACTATAGGAATCTCTGTAGGAATGATCACAGGAGAGAAGCTGAATGGACAGAATTACTTCTCTTGGTCCCAAacaattaaaatggtttttgaGTGACGCCATAAGTTTGGGTACTTGACTAGAGAGATACCACGACCAAGTCTTGGGGATCCTCAAGAGCGTGTCTGGAAGGGAGAGGATTCATTGCTCCGCTCGATGTTGATCAGTAGCATGGAACCACAAATTGGGAAACCTTTACTCTGTTAGCCACCACACGAGATATTTGGGATGCAGTCCGACGATTATATTCGAGACGTCAGAACGCATCCCGCCTGTATACTCTATGTAAACAAATTCGTGAATGCAAACAAGGGAGCATGGATGTAACGTCATACTTCAACAAGATGTCTTTGTTATGCAAGAAATGGATCTATGTCGGGAGATCATCTGGAACTGCCCGCATGACAGAATTCAGTACTCGAAGATACAAGAGGTTGAGGGTGTGTATCATTTTCTTGCGGGGTTACCCTCAAATTTGATATGGTTCGGAGTCGAATACTAGGGTAGAAATGATACAGTCCCTCATGGAGATCTGTTCAAAGGTTAGATTGGAAGAGGATAGATCAAGTGCAATGAATGGGCCTGGGGTTACCATTGTAGAGTGATGCAtttttttatgaagtgaaattatggaggaaatgcgatggtaaaaaatgcgttgagcactcaagttttctcagtggaatccaaatGTAAACCCCACTAAGTTCCTGATAAGTCCAGTGTCAAActtagggacttgggaaaacaggttgcattggtaatttttttagaaaactttgtggtaaccaaataaatcaatagttgttgaggttgttatttgcggtaatgaaaaataaacaaatgcggcggagtttgaaaagagttgataaaatggaagatacgatgagtatgcggtgaaccgGTTAAGAAgggtttcagctaacacttcctaggatgcgttcatgctttacGATCATGCACCACACAtataatagtaaaccatctcttgatgcgaatgctatggcttctattgctagaacacatgcgatatatgcgataagtctataggacctacacataagcctctattcttatttatgcggtGATGAAATGACACACATACAAATAAGGAGATCACATAATATCAACCTGTCtcagggtgcatgcgatgtaggttggcaaacagagcttatctctaagttcctatctcttgtttatacagttataatcttgctctcttgagtctagattctaacctagctctctcgagtcttaggttctttctttagactctctctcgagtagctctaaagggatatttggcacaacataaaacaagacaatcgcaaacaatgaaaatcctaggtcatgttagcttagttcttctcaacccattcgactagtttagctacttatACGTaataagagagtgaacagatgtagaataagaacttccattgtataaatataaagatgaagtacaaaacaacaatgcaagaatagaataaagagcctagtagcaatctcttactttccaggcttttacactgtcttttctactcgtgttcaaaaggtaatctcgctctcgcgagagtcgtcCCGCTCTCTATTTCTACGCCTTCGGGTACTCTCTtgagtttccctgagcgatcttcctgCGTCTCAGTTCTTCTCTTGCTtctccttaaaaataaaagaaaactatggacaaagacgtgcTAAGCTAACTTAACCGAACTTCGGAAATATTttcgaaccccttttctgaaggatgcctttggtatttatagagattcggggtgaaaggcagcttctctcttatgattgcacagatgggatggctttaattccctgactgatgcactgaatatttgtcaccgaaaagctgaatgtacttgttatcgttagtggctgtcaacttaattcagattcaaccgtcatcagctttttgtcccatcgtgattaattatgcctttcacccagatgcgcccactaagttgcgccgaccaagttgcgacaatccttcttgaccaagtgtttgcgaacacaatcaccgcaaagtcttACGATGAtgctgcactcgaccaatgatttcctatgatcactTTTCCgctttgcgtcaacgcatattctgcataaaaataaaaaaatctactattttctatgtgatgaacgcatgcaaccgcaatgtaataaacttaatgttttttttatgcaatctaacacattttatcaacgcaagccagcattgtttagaacttagcactatgataacatgcatttatgcccgttatcaTAGAGTTAGCTGCCTTTGGGGTGAAATCCGCTGGATCTGATGGTGACAAGCAGAATAACAAAACACCCCCAGTATGTGAGCATTGCAAAAAAAAGTGGACATGAAGGATCAGTGTTGGAAACTGCATGGTCGACCTCCAAATGGTAAACATCGCCATCCAAATgacaagtcaaaatttggttatGCTCTAGTGAGTGAATCGGTTGAGGGGGCCACACAACCTCAGATACAACCTCTGGTGACCATCCCAGGTGATTCAGGTTCCATAGGGATCGGAACAGCTACTCAATCAAGTAACCCTCAATCTCTTAGCTTCCTTGTTGAAGGGAATGAGTTATGGATTCTAGATTCAGGAGCGACCGATCACTTAACTAACTCATCTGATCAATTTTTCTCATACTATCTAAGTACTAGAAATGAGAGGATTCGAATTGCGGATGGGTCCTTCGCTTCTGTTGCTAGAAAATGAAGACTGTCACATTTTTAGGGATTAATTCTACAAAATGTCTTACATGTGCCAAAAATTTCTTACAACTTGTTATTAATaagtaaaataacaaaagatttgAACTGTAGAGTCGTCTTCTCACTAGATGCTGCTTTGTTTCAGGACTTGAGCTCGGGGAAGACAATTGGCACTGCTCGATATGACAGGGGCCTCTATTTCCTTTTTGACGATGCTTCTTCCAGGAACTTATTTAGGACTAGCCTTTTATCTTCATTTACTATGTTTGAAAAAGATTATTTATTGTGGCATTTTCGTCTTAGACATCcaagttttcaatatatgagatatttgtttCCCTACTTATTCCATAATGTGAATGTTTCTTCGTTATCTTGTGATGTCTGTATACGTGCTAAACAACCTCGTGTGTCTTTTGTTTCTCAACCCTATAAACCTACCCAACCTTTCCACTTGATCcacagtgatgtttggggtccttcAAACATCTCTACCTTGTCTGGTAAACGGTGGTTTGTAACATTCATTGATGATCATACCTGACTTACATGGATATATCTCCTTGTTGATAAGTCCAGATTTTGTCTACCTTCAAACAATTCTATCCCACTATCGTAACACAGTTCAACACAAAgattttcaatatattgtagactatcatgcaaagagatgtgttgcatgggatgtagctcatgcttagagtaaaccaaagaagaggtggtgggttgcttgtgagcaagttgaagatgaacttgaaaaacccatttttcaagttttgtgtaatttttgaattttcaaaatctattttgattttaaaatcatattttatttctaaaatcaaaatttattaattttacaaattaatttcataaattaattttctaataaaattaataaacgaAAGTCATTGTGTTCCGGTTGTAGCTGTTAGTGTCGTGTTTGGCCTCGccattttttagtaataatctGACGCCAGCTAGGTTAGTAATTCACTATTCTTATCAATAGAGTCTGGAGACTTCTTGGTTCATCATGTTATTGCTTTAGGTTTACATACAACTACATTGATCTTAGTAAAaagttctttaaattaattttttacacaaattcatcttcatatatttaaatcatatttaaatatattttctccaatttcgtttgattctaatttgaacgtttcaaattaatttatcacgctactctagagctaatccatttctgagctagtagggagacctcatggacctacagatcatgaactccaacgatccgagattaatcggctaaactcattagaccgatctaacccccatttgttaactaatgggtcactccactaaagcccatagttgaattcccttcactgtagatatattatgtccacttgatatagccatgattaataagttaacccttcacaggttgttcataataacggctaggtcaaatctcTTTTACCcccctcttgttccttaagtccccattgatcccttaatgaacaattgttttgtaatCCAATTACAAAACGGAGcccctctcatgccaaatgagagggcgagatcccttgttcaagccctagaatcaacacttaagggaataacctctctactatccctaaagcgggtaagagtgaattccctcttgcaccctatgtccccagctatctatccg
This DNA window, taken from Benincasa hispida cultivar B227 chromosome 6, ASM972705v1, whole genome shotgun sequence, encodes the following:
- the LOC120079575 gene encoding DNA polymerase epsilon catalytic subunit A-like → MHYFVLMYVSQFLGWQQNAAEIGIRRCADSSKWLNDRISLARYAHVLLGNIELDWKIFTADIFFSRALHDQQQIHHLAVNALLKSNQVNEIEGGGFDEAELYAPAFPVLKQLIRRCLADATTSGNVYADEILLNLYRWICSPQSRLHDPALHRLLHRVCIHVFALLLAVIRKLGATIIFANFSKVIIDTGKSDLYAAKAYCVSLVKTLQTRDLFEWIELQPVQFWHSLLFMDQYNYGGIPAKDEITDAESQVINILSNWRIAEYLPMKIQDCFITIVSSFIYIPWQYATKQAVARASLQQGDKCTPPTESFETHVTDHLKEQRMKKNLLKYACERVCTRSSVF